The Streptomyces rubrogriseus genomic sequence CCGCCGGGTGAACTCGGGAGGACGCGTGGGACGGTCCATGCCGACGTACAGCGGAGGCCGCGATGCCCGGTAGTCCCCAGAGCCGCACCGGACGTCCGCCCGTGCAGCGGACCGTCAAGCGGCCCGCCGCACCCGGGCCGCCGCACGACAACGGCGTGCTCCGCCTCTACCACCGGCTGCGCCGCGCCTGGGACCGGCCGCTGACCGCGTACTACCTGATCTTCGGCGGCAGTCTGCTGATCACCGTGCTCGGCCTGGTGATGGTCTACTCGGCGTCCCAGATCACCGCACTCCAGCTGTCGCTGCCCGGCTCGTACTTCTTCCGCAAGCAGGCCCTCGCCGCGCTCATCGGCGCCGGTCTCCTGGTCGCCGCGATGAAGATGCCGGTCAAGCTGCACCGGGCGCTGGCCTATCCGATCCTCGCCGGTGCCGTCTTCCTGATGATCCTGGTCCAGGTGCCCGGGATAGGAGTCGCGGTCAACGGCAACCAGAACTGGATCTCGCTGGGCGGCTCCTTCCAGATCCAGCCCAGCGAGTTCGGCAAGCTGGCCCTGGTGCTGTGGGGCGCGGACCTGCTGGCCCGCAAGCACGACAAGAAGCTGCTGACCCAGTGGAAGCACATGCTGGTACCGCTGGTGCCCGCCGCGTTCATGCTGCTCGGGCTGATCATGATCGGCGGCGACATGGGCACCGCGATCATCCTCACGGCGATCCTGTTCGGCCTGCTCTGGCTGGCCGGCGCGCCCACCCGGCTGTTCGCGGGCGTGCTCTCGATCGCCCTGCTGCTCGGCTTCATCCTCATCAAGACCAGCGCGAACCGGATGGCCCGGCTCAACTGCCTCGGCGCCACCGACCCGGGCCCCGGCGACTCCTGCTGGCAGGCCGTGCACGGCATCTACGCCCTGGCCTCCGGCGGACTGTTCGGTTCCGGGCTCGGTGCCAGTGTGGAGAAATGGGGCCAACTCCCCGAAGCACACACCGACTTCATCTTCGCCGTCACCGGTGAGGAACTGGGCCTGGCGGGGACGCTGTCGGTGCTCGCCCTGTTCGCGGCTCTAGGCTATGCGGGTATCCGCGTGGCCGGACGCACGGAGGACCCCTTCGTGAGGTATGCCGCGGGAGGCGTGACCACCTGGATCACGGCCCAGGCCGTGATCAACATCGGTGCGGTCCTCGGGCTGCTGCCGATCGCCGGTGTCCCGCTCCCGCTGTTCTCCTACGGGGGTTCCGCCCTGCTGCCGACCATGTTCGCCATCGGTCTGCTGATCGCCTTCGCGCGTGACGAACCCGGTGCGCGGGCGGCGCTTGCGCTGCGGCAACCTCGCTTTGGTAGAAAGCGGGGAGCCGGGGGACCCGCGGCCAAGCGGAGCCCCGGGAGTTGGAACACGATGCGACGGCGCGCCTCGGCGGCGCGTTCGTCCGGAGAGCGGTGAATTTCGGTGCATGTCGTACTCGCCGGCGGAGGAACCGCGGGCCACATCGAGCCCGCGCTCGCCCTCGCGGACGCCCTGCGCAGGCAGGATCCGACCGTGGGGATCACGGCCCTGGGCACGGAACGCGGCCTGGAGACCCGCCTGGTGCCCGAGCGGGGTTACGAGCTGGCGCTGATCCCGGCCGTACCGCTGCCGCGCAAGCCCACCCCCGAGCTGATCACCGTCCCGGGCCGGCTGCGCGGGACGATCAAGGCGACCGAGCAGATCCTGGAGCGCACCAAGGCGGACGCGGTGGCAGGCTTCGGCGGCTACGTGGCGCTGCCCGCCTACCTCGCGGCCAAACGGCTCGGCGTGCCGATCGTCGTGCACGAGGCCAACGCCCGTCCCGGCCTGGCCAACAAGATCGGCTCGCGCTACGCCGCCCAGGTCGCCGTCTCCACTCCCGACAGCAAGCTGCGCAACTCCCGCTACATCGGCATCCCGCTGCGCCGCTCCATCGCCACCCTCGACCGGGCCGCCGCCCGTCCCGAGGCCCGCGCGATGTTCGGTCTCGACCCCAACCTGCCGACGCTGCTGGTCACCGGCGGCTCGCAGGGCGCCCGCCGCCTCAACGAGGTCATCCAGCAGGTCGCGCCCTGGCTCCAGCAGGCCGGCATCCAGATCCTGCACGCGGTCGGACCCAAGAACGAACTGCCGCAGGTCCACCAGATGCCGGGAATGCCCCCGTACATCCCGGTAAGTTATCTGGACCGGATGGACCTCGCGTACGCCGCCGCCGACATGATGCTCTGCCGTGCGGGCGCGATGACCGTCGCCGAACTCTCCGCCGTCGGGCTTCCGGCCGCCTACGTCCCGCTGCCCATCGGCAACGGCGAACAGCGGCTCAACGCCCAGCCGGTGGTCAAGGCCGGCGGCGGACTGCTGGTCGACGACGCGGAACTCACGCCGGAGTGGCTCCAGCAGAACGTCCTGCCCGTGCTCGCCAACCCGCACCGGCTGTACGAGATGTCCCGCGCCGCCGCCGAGTTCGGCCGCCGGGACGCCGACGACCTCCTCGTCGGCATGGTGTACGAGGCGATCGCCGCCCGTGCGCGCCGCTAGACACGTCTGACGGAAGGCAGGGAGCGTGGCCGGACCGACCACCGCCGAGCGCGGTGCACGCCAGCAGGAGTCGTCCGGCCCGCCCCGGGTACGCCGGTTCCGCCCGCCCCGTGTTCGTACGATCATCATCCTCGCCGTCGCCCTGGTGCTCGTCGCGGGCGGAACCGTCTGGGTGCTCTACGGCTCGAACTGGACACGTCTGGAACGGGTGTCGGTCTCGGGAACGAGTGTCCTGACGCCCGCGCAGGTGCGCGAGGCCGCCGACGTGCCGGTCGGGGACCCGCTGGTCTCGGTCGACACGGAGGCGGTCGAGGCCCGGCTGCGCCGGAAATTGCCCCGCATTGACGAGGTCGACGTGGAGCGTTCCTGGCCGCACGGAATCGGACTGAAAGTGACGGAGCGTACTCCGGTCCTGATTGTGCAAAAGGGCCGAAACTTCGTGGAAGTGGACGATGAAGGCGTCCGTTTCGCCACGGTTTCCAAGGCCCCGAAAGGCGTGCCCACGCTGGAATTGGAACCGGCACGTTCCGGTTCCGCCGCGGCGAGCCTGCGCCGCTTCGACGACGACCGCCTGGTGCGCGAGGCGGTGCGGGCGGCCGGCCGGCTCCCGGACAAGGTCGCCCGGGACACACGGGTCGTCAAGGTCCGTTCCTACGACGACATCTCGCTGGAGTTGAGCGGCGGGCGGACCGTGTCGTGGGGGAGCGGTGAGCAGGGTGTGCAGAAGGCCCGCGCGCTCACCGCGCTCATGAAAGCGACGCCCGACGCGCGGCACTTCGACGTGAGTGTTGCCACCGCCCCGGCGTCATCCGGGAGTTGACGGGTATACGCGCAGGCCAGCACCCTGGTTGGGCAGCGCTACGGCTGATCACATAGGGTGAAAAGAAAAACGGGAGGTTCGGCGTGTTCGTTGAACGTGCGCCACTTGTCGACTTAGTGTCCTGTTCGGAAGAGTCCAAGGAACAGACACACTGGTAACCCTAAACTTCAGCGTTAGGGTTCGGGTCGGCGCTACGGACCGTCCCAATCGGCATCAGTCGTCGGGTCGCGGGGGCATCAGTGCTTCGGCGGTCGGGCGACACGTAACTCGAGGCGAGAGGCCTTCGACGTGGCAGCACCGCAGAACTACCTCGCAGTCATCAAAGTCATCGGTGTCGGCGGCGGTGGTGTCAATGCCATCAACCGGATGATCGAGGTCGGTCTCAAGGGCGTCGAGTTCATCGCCATCAACACCGACGCGCAGGCGCTGTTGATGAGCGACGCCGACGTCAAGCTCGACGTCGGCCGCGAACTCACCCGCGGACTCGGCGCCGGAGCCAACCCGGCCGTCGGCCGCAAGGCCGCCGAGGACCACCGCGAGGAGATCGAGGAGGTCCTCAAGGGGGCCGACATGGTCTTCGTGACAGCCGGTGAAGGCGGCGGCACCGGCACCGGCGGCGCGCCCGTCGTGGCCAACATCGCCCGCTCGCTGGGCGCCCTCACCATCGGCGTGGTCACCCGCCCGTTCACCTTCGAGGGACGGCGCCGGGCCAACCAGGCCGAGGACGGCATCGCGGAACTCCGCGAAGAGGTCGACACCCTCATCGTCATCCCCAACGACCGGCTGCTGTCCATCTCGGACCGCCAGGTCAGCGTGCTCGACGCGTTCAAGTCCGCCGACCAGGTGCTGCTCTCCGGTGTGCAGGGCATCACCGACCTCATCACCACCCCCGGCCTGATCAACCTGGACTTCGCCGACGTGAAGTCGGTCATGTCCGAGGCGGGTTCGGCCCTCATGGGCATCGGCTCCGCCCGCGGCGACGACCGCGCGGTGGCCGCCGCCGAGATGGCGATCTCCTCGCCGCTGCTCGAGGCGTCCATCGACGGCGCCCGGGGCGTGCTGCTCTCCATCTCCGGCGGCTCCGACCTCGGCCTGTTCGAGATCAACGAGGCCGCCCAGCTGGTCAGCGAGGCCGCCCACCCCGAGGCCAACATCATCTTCGGCGCGGTCATCGACGACGCCCTCGGCGACGAGGTGCGGGTCACCGTGATCGCGGCCGGCTTCGACGGGGGGCAGCCGCCGTCCAAGCGGGACAACGTCCTCGGGTCCTCCTCGGCCAAGCGCGAGGAGCCCACCCCGGCCCGGCCGTCCGAGAGCCGGCCGTCCTTCGGCTCGCTCGGCAGCGTCAAGCCCAAGGAGGAGCCGGAGCAGGCGCCCGCGCCGGAGCCGGTCGCCGACCTGCCGGTCTCCCCGCCGCCGGTTCCGCCGTCGCGGACCTACTCGGACAGCGCGGCCGAGGAACTGGACGTGCCGGACTTCCTGAAGTGATAGGACAGCGCGACACCGTGAACGGCGCGCACTTCGGCTTCACCGACAGGTGGGGCGGAGTGAGCGCCGTTCCGTACGAGGAGCTCAACCTCGGCGGCGCGGTCGGCGACGACCCCGGCGCCGTCACGGCCAACCGGGAGCTGGCGGCCAAGTCGCTGGGCGTCGACCCGGCCCGGGTGGTCTGGATGAACCAGGTGCACGGGGCCGACGTCGCCGTGGTCGACGCGCCCTGGGGGGACCGCCCGGTCCCGCGGGTCGACGCCGTCGTCACCGCCGAGCGCGGTCTCGCCCTCGCCGTCCTCACCGCCGACTGCGTGCCGGTCCTGCTCGCCGACCCGGTCTCCGGCGTCGTCGCCGCGGCGCACGCGGGCCGGCCGGGCCTGGTCGCCGGGGTCGTCCCCGCGGCCGTACGGGCCATGGCCGAACTCGGCGCGGACCCCGCCAGGATCGTCGCCCGCACCGGGCCCGCCGTGTGCGGCCGGTGCTACGAGGTGCCCGAGGAGATGCGCGCCGAGGTGGCCGCCGTCGAGCCGGCCGCGTACGCCGAGACCGGTTGGGGCACCCCGGCCCTCGACGTGAGCGCCGGAGTGCACGCTCAGCTCGAGCGCCTCGGGGTGCACGACCGGGCGCAGTCGCCGGTGTGCACCCGGGAGTCGGCGGACCACTTCTCGTACCGACGCGACCGCACCACCGGGCGGCTCGCGGGCTATGTGTGGCTGGACTGATGGGGCATGACGGACCGTAAGCACGAACTCGCCGCGAACCTGGCGAAAGTGGAACAGCGCATCACCGACGCGTGCGCGGCCGCGGGCCGCCCGCGGGAGGACGTGACCCTCATCGTGGTCACCAAGACCTACCCGGCGGACGATGTGCGCATTCTCTCGGAACTCGGGGTGCGCCACGTCGCGGAGAACCGCGACCAGGACGCGGCGCCCAAGGCCGCCGCCTGCTCGGATCTGCCGCTTTCGTGGCATTTCGTCGGACAGTTGCAGACCAACAAAGTGCGGTCCGTGGTCGGTTACGCGGATGTCGTGCAGTCCGTCGACCGGGCCCGGCTGGTCACGGCGCTGTCGAAGGAGGCCGTACGGGCCGGACGCGAAGTGGGCTGTCTCCTCCAGGTGGCTCTCGACGCGGAGGAGGGCGGGCGTGGGGAGCGCGGCGGCGTCCCGCCCGCCGGAATCGAAGAGTTGGCCGACCTGGTCGCCGGATCGGAGGGGCTGCGCCTCGACGGACTGATGACCGTGGCCCCGCTCACCGGCGAGTACGCCGGACGCCAACAGGCGGCGTTCGAGCACCTCATGGATTTGTCGACCCGCGTGCGCCGGACCCATCCGGCTGCCAACATGGTCTCCGCGGGGATGAGTGCGGACCTCGAGCAGGCCGTGGCCGCCGGAGCGACACATGTACGCGTCGGCACTGCGGTACTCGGAGTCCGACCCAGGCTCGGGTAACGTCGCCAAGAAGTCGGACCACAGCAGAAAATATGGTCATTACCGCCGAAAGGCGGACGCAACGACCTCGTGGATCGCAGGCACTTGGAGTCGTCAGCAGATCCACCACAGAGCGGAGGACTCAGAGCATGGCCGGCGCGATGCGCAAGATGGCGGTCTACCTCGGCCTCGTGGAGGACGATGGGTACGACGGCCGGGGGTTCGACCCCGACGACGACTTCGAACCCGAACTGGACCCGGAACCCGAGCGGGATCACCGGCGCCACGAACCGGCGCACCAGTCACATGGTGCGCATCAGTCCCAAAGGGACGAAGAGGTACGAGTCGTACAACCGCCCGCGCAGCGCGAGCCGATGCCCCGTTCCGCTTCGCTCGCGGCGGAATCGAGCCGTCCGGCGCGCATCGCGCCCGTGGCGTCCATCACACAAGAACGCGCAAGCCTGGAAAAGAGCGCACCGGTCATCATGCCCAAGGTCGTGTCCGAACGAGAGCCCTACCGGATCACCACGCTTCACCCCCGGACCTACAACGAGGCCCGTACCATCGGGGAACACTTCCGTGAGGGCACTCCGGTGATCATGAATCTCACTGAGATGGATGACACAGATGCGAAGCGACTTGTCGACTTTGCGGCCGGTTTGGTGTTTGGTCTTCACGGCAGTATCGAGCGGGTGACGCAGAAGGTGTTCCTGCTGTCTCCTGCTAACGTCGATGTCACGGCGGAGGACAAGGCCCGTATCGCAGAGGGCGGGTTCTTCAACCAGAGCTGAGACGCACTACCGGTACAGAGCAAGAACACGGGCCCGGGACAGGGTCCGAGAGATGGTTCAGGGGAGAGGGAAGCACAGGTCATGAGCGTGGTCCTGGATGTCGTCTACATCGCGCTGATGTGCTTCCTCATCGTGCTCATCTTCCGGTTGGTCATGGACTACGTGTTCCAGTTCGCCCGCTCGTGGCAACCCGGCAAGGCGATGGTGGTCGTTCTGGAGGCCACCTACACTGTCACCGATCCACCGTTGAAGCTTCTGCGGCGGTTCATCCCGCCGCTGCGTCTCGGGGGCGTGGCGCTCGACCTGTCCTTCTTCGTACTGATGATCATCGTCTACATCCTGATCTCGATCGTGAGCCAGCTGTGAGCGATGAGAGAGATACGGGCTTGCCGAATGCCGACGACAACGTTGAGGTGAAGAGATGCCGTTGACCCCCGAGGACGTGCGGAACAAGCAGTTCACGACCGTCCGCCTCCGAGAAGGCTATGACGAGGACGAGGTCGATGCCTTCCTCGACGAGGTCGAAGCCGAACTGACCCGACTGCTCCGCGAGAACGAGGACCTGCGCGCCAAGCTGGCCGCGGCCACGCGTGCGGCCGCGCAGAACCAGCAGAACATGCGCAAGCCTCCGGAACCTCCGCAGGATCAGCAGCACCAGCAGGGTCCGCCGCAGCACCAGCAGGGCCCGCCGCAGCAGGGCGGTATGCCCCAGCAGGGCATGCGAGGTCCCGGCGCTCCGGTGCCCGCCGGCATATCGGGCCCGCCGCAGCAGCAGATGGGTGGCCCCATGGGTGGTCCGCCCCAGCTGCCGAGCGGTGCCCCGCAGCTGCCCGCCGGCCCCGGCGGACAGGGTGGCCCGCAGGGTCCCGGCCCGATGGGTCAGGGTCCGGGGCCGATGGGCCAGGGCCCGGGTCCGATGCAGGGCCAGATGGGTCCCGGTCCGATGGGCGGCCCCATGGGCGGTCCGCAGGGCCCCGGTGGCCCTGGTGGTCCCGGCATGCCCGGTCAGGGCGGCCCCGGCGGCGACAGCGCCGCGCGCGTGCTGTCGCTGGCTCAGCAGACCGCCGACCAGGCGATCGCCGAGGCCCGTTCCGAGGCCAACAAGATCGTCGGCGAGGCCCGTTCGCGTGCCGAGGGTCTGGAGCGGGACGCCCGTGCCAAGGCGGACGCCCTGGAGCGGGACGCGCAGGAGAAGCACCGCGTCGCGATGGGCTCCCTGGAGTCCGCCCGCGCCACGCTGGAGCGCAAGGTCGAGGACCTGCGGGGCTTCGAGCGCGAGTACCGGACGCGACTGAAGTCGTACCTGGAGTCGCAGCTGCGCCAGTTGGAGACCCAGGCCGACGACTCGCTCGCCCCGCCGCGGACGCCCGCGACCGCCTCTCTGCCGCCGTCCCCGGCGCCCTCGATGGCACCGGCCGGCGCGAGCGCTCCGTCCTACGGCGGCAACCAATCGATGGGCAGCGGCCCGGGCCAGTCCGGTCCGTCCTACGGCGGCCAGCAGCAGATGTCGCCCGCGATGACCCAGCCGATGGCACCGGTGCGGCCGCAGGGGCCGTCGCCGATGGGGCAGGCGCCCTCGCCGATGCGCGGGTTCCTGATCGACGAGGACGACAACTGATCTGTAGTACGGCGTAGCCTTCGGCAACGTTCAGGGCGGGCCCCGGGTTTCTGACCCGGGGCCCGCCCTTGTGTCTACGCAGCCTGCGGGCAGTCGTGCCTCCCCCAGTGCCTGAACGGCCTGGGAGGTACCCCCAGGCGGCACGGGTGGGCGCAGCGGCACCCGGCAAGCGCCGGTGCGCGAACCCCGCCCTCGGCCCACACCGACGGACAGCACTGGGCCCGGCGCCCCTCGCGTGAGGGAGGCCGGGCCCAGGTGCTGCCAGGGGCTACTGCTTGCGCAGTCGGAAGACCAGGGACAGGCCCTCGTCCGTGAACGGGGCGCCGTACGTGTCGTCCGCCTCGCCCTGGGCGAAGTCCGTCGCCAGGACCTCGTCGGAGATCAGGCCGGAGTGGTCGGTCAGGGCGGCGATCGTCGCCGGGTCCGTGGCCGTCCAGCGCAGGGCGATCCGGTCGGCGACGTCGAGGCCGCTGTTCTTGCGGGCCTCCTGGATCAGGCGGATCGCGTCCCGGGCGAGGCCCGCCCGGCGCAGCTCCTCCGTCAGCTCCAGGTCGAGTGCCACCGTCGCGCCCGAGTCGGAGGCGACCGACCAGCCTTCGCGCGGCGTCTCCGTGATGATCACCTCGTCCGGAGCGAGGGTGACCGTCTCGCCGTCGACCTCCACCGAGGCCGTGCCCTCGCGCAGGGCGAGGGACAGCGCGGCGGCGTCCGCGGCGGCGACCGCCTTCGCCACGTCCTGGACCCGCTTGCCGAACCGCTTGCCCAGCGCCCGGAAGTTGGCCTTCGCCGTCGTGTCGACCAGGGAGCCGCCGACCTCGCTCAGCGAGGCGAGGGACTCGACGTTCAGCTCCTCCGTGATCTGCGTGTGCAGCTCCGGGGAGAGCGTGCCGAAGCCCGCCACCGCGATCAGCGCCCGGCTCAGCGGCTGCCGGGTCTTGACGCCGGACTCCGCGCGCGTGGCACGGCCCAGCTCCACCAGGCGGCGGACCAGGACCATCTGCTTCGACAGCTCCGGGTCGATCGCCGTCAGGTCGGCCTCCGGCCAGGAGGACAGGTGGACCGACTCCGGGGCACCCGGGGTGACCGGCACGACCAGGTCCTGCCAGACCCGCTCGGTGATGAACGGGGTCAGCGGGGCCATCAGCTTGGTGACCGTCTCGACGACCTCGTGCAGGGTGCGCAGCGCGGCCTTGTCGCCCTGCCAGAAGCGGCGGCGGGAGCGGCGCACGTACCAGTTGGACAGGTCGTCGACGAACGCGGACAGCAGCTTGCCGGCCCGCTGGGTGTCGTAGGCGTCCAGCGCCTGCGTCACCTGGTCGGTGAGCGCGTGCAGCTCGGAGAGCAGCCAGCGGTCCAGGACCGGGCGGTCGGCCGGGGCCGGGTCGGCCTCGCTCGGGGCCCAGCCCGTGGTGCGGGCGTACAGGGCCTGGAAGGCGACCGTGTTCCAGTACGTGAGGAGCGTCTTGCGGACGACCTCCTGGATGGTGCCGTGGCCGACCCGGCGGGCCGCCCACGGGGAGCCGCCGGCCGCCATGAACCAGCGGACCGCGTCGGCGCCGTGCTGGTCCATCAGCGGGATCGGCTGGAGGATGTTGCCCAGGTGCTTGGACATCTTGCGGCCGTCCTCGGCGAGGATGTGGCCGAGGCAGACCACGTTCTCGTAGGACGACTTGTCGAAGACCAGGGTGCCGACCGCCATCAGCGTGTAGAACCAGCCGCGCGTCTGGTCGATGGCCTCGGAGATGAACTGCGCCGGGTAGCGGCTCTCGAACAGCTCCTTGTTCTTGTACGGGTAGCCCCACTGCGCGAACGGCATCGAACCCGAGTCGTACCAGGCGTCGATGACCTCGGGCACGCGCACCGCTTCGAGGGAGCAGCCCTCGTGGGTGCAGGTGAAGGTCACGTCGTCGATGAACGGGCGGTGCGGGTCCAGGGACGACTGGTCGGTGCCGGACAGCTCGGTCAGCTCCGCGCGGGAGCCGACGACCGTGAGGTGGTCCTCCGCGCAGCGCCAGATCGGCAGCGGGGTGCCCCAGTAGCGGTTGCGGGACAGGGCCCAGTCGATGTTGTTGTTCAGCCAGTCGCCGTACCGGCCGTGCTTGACCGCGTCCGGGTACCAGTTGGTCTTCTCGTTCTCCTGGAGGAGGCGGTCCTTGATGGCGGTGGTGCGGATGTACCAGGACGGCTGCGCGTAGTAGAGCAGGGCCGTGTGGCAGCGCCAGCAGTGCGGGTAGCTGTGCTCGTACGGGATGTGCTTGAAGAGCAGGCCCCGGGTGTCCAGGTCCTCGGTGAGCTTCTCGTCGGCCTTCTTGAAGAAGACGCCGCCGACCAGCGGGACGTCCTCCTCGAAGGTGCCGTCGGGGCGGACCGGGTTGACCACGGGCAGTCCGTACGCGCGGCAGACCTTGAGGTCGTCCTCACCGAAGGCGGGGGACTGGTGGACGAGGCCGGTGCCGTCCTCGGTGGTGACGTAGTCGGCGTTCACCACGTAGTGGGCCGGCTCCGGGAAGGCCACCAGCTCGAACGGGCGCTGATACGTCCAGCGCTCCATCTCGGCGCCGGTGAAGGACTGCCCGGTGGTCTCCCAGCCCTCGCCGAGCGCCTTGGCGACCAGCGGCTCGGCGACGACCAGCTTCTCCTCGCCGTTCGTGGCGACGACGTAGGTGACCTCGGGGTGCGCGGCGACGGCCGTGTTGGAGACCAGGGTCCACGGGGTCGTCGTCCAGACGACCAGTGCGGCCTCGCCGGCCAGTGGTCCCGAGGTGAGCGGGAAGCGGACGTAGACGGACGGGTCGACGACCGTCTCGTAGCCCTGGGCCAGCTCGTGGTCGGACAGGCCGGTGCCGCAGCGGGGGCACCAGGGGGCGACGCGGTGGTCCTGGACCAGCAGGCCCTTGTTGAAGATCTCCTTCAGCGACCACCAGACGGACTCGATGTACTCCGGGTCCATCGTGCGGTACGGGTCCTGGAGGTCGGCCCAGTAGCCCATGCGGGTCGTGAGCTCTTCGAAGGCGTCGGTGTGGCGGGTCACCGACTCGCGGCACCTGGCGTTGAACTCGGCGATGCCGTACGCCTCGATGTCCTGCTTGCCGGAGAAGCCCAGTTCCTTCTCCACGGCCAGCTCCACCGGCAGGCCGTGGCAGTCCCAGCCGGCCTTGCGGCCCACGTGGTAGCCGCGCATGGTGCGGAAGCGGGGGAAGACGTCCTTGAAGACGCGCGCCTCGATGTGGTGGGCGCCGGGCATGCCGTTGGCGGTGGGCGGGCCCTCGTAGAACACCCACTCGGGGCGGCCCTCGGACTGCTCCAGGCTCTTGGCGAAGATCTTCTGCTCGCGCCAGAAGTCGAGCACCGCGTGCTCGAGCGCGGGCAGGTCGACCTGGGCGGGTACCTGGCGGTACTGAGGCGTTGTCATCAGCGAGCTTCCTCCGGCGGACGTGCTGCCTTCCGTCGGAGGGACGAGAGCCGTGCTCCCGCGGTACCACCCTCCTTGGCCCGGCCGGTGCGTCGTGTGCTCCGGCGAGCCCCCTCATTGGGGTCGCGAGCCGGTTCTACTCACCGTGACCGTTCTGCCACGGCTTTCTTCCGGCGACTCCGGGGTGATCTTCGCGTCGCGCTCGCCCCCGGGCTCACACCGTCCCCGGGTCGCTCTGGGCTGCTGACGCCGCTACTCGTCCCCATCCATGCCTTTCGCTGCGCCCAGTGTACGGCGCCGCGCGGACAACGGCCGACCGGTTTCGGCGTGACCCGAATACCGCCGTCCGGGGGTCGGTCCCCGCACGTGCGGCCCGGGGGGCGTTCCGGCGGATTACCGGGCGGGGAGCTGGGCACAACGCATGCATGCTCGCCGCGTGGCGCACGGTGGGCGGGCGAATC encodes the following:
- the ftsQ gene encoding cell division protein FtsQ, with the protein product MAGPTTAERGARQQESSGPPRVRRFRPPRVRTIIILAVALVLVAGGTVWVLYGSNWTRLERVSVSGTSVLTPAQVREAADVPVGDPLVSVDTEAVEARLRRKLPRIDEVDVERSWPHGIGLKVTERTPVLIVQKGRNFVEVDDEGVRFATVSKAPKGVPTLELEPARSGSAAASLRRFDDDRLVREAVRAAGRLPDKVARDTRVVKVRSYDDISLELSGGRTVSWGSGEQGVQKARALTALMKATPDARHFDVSVATAPASSGS
- a CDS encoding YggT family protein, translated to MSVVLDVVYIALMCFLIVLIFRLVMDYVFQFARSWQPGKAMVVVLEATYTVTDPPLKLLRRFIPPLRLGGVALDLSFFVLMIIVYILISIVSQL
- the pgeF gene encoding peptidoglycan editing factor PgeF, producing the protein MIGQRDTVNGAHFGFTDRWGGVSAVPYEELNLGGAVGDDPGAVTANRELAAKSLGVDPARVVWMNQVHGADVAVVDAPWGDRPVPRVDAVVTAERGLALAVLTADCVPVLLADPVSGVVAAAHAGRPGLVAGVVPAAVRAMAELGADPARIVARTGPAVCGRCYEVPEEMRAEVAAVEPAAYAETGWGTPALDVSAGVHAQLERLGVHDRAQSPVCTRESADHFSYRRDRTTGRLAGYVWLD
- the ftsW gene encoding putative lipid II flippase FtsW, with amino-acid sequence MPGSPQSRTGRPPVQRTVKRPAAPGPPHDNGVLRLYHRLRRAWDRPLTAYYLIFGGSLLITVLGLVMVYSASQITALQLSLPGSYFFRKQALAALIGAGLLVAAMKMPVKLHRALAYPILAGAVFLMILVQVPGIGVAVNGNQNWISLGGSFQIQPSEFGKLALVLWGADLLARKHDKKLLTQWKHMLVPLVPAAFMLLGLIMIGGDMGTAIILTAILFGLLWLAGAPTRLFAGVLSIALLLGFILIKTSANRMARLNCLGATDPGPGDSCWQAVHGIYALASGGLFGSGLGASVEKWGQLPEAHTDFIFAVTGEELGLAGTLSVLALFAALGYAGIRVAGRTEDPFVRYAAGGVTTWITAQAVINIGAVLGLLPIAGVPLPLFSYGGSALLPTMFAIGLLIAFARDEPGARAALALRQPRFGRKRGAGGPAAKRSPGSWNTMRRRASAARSSGER
- a CDS encoding cell division protein SepF; translated protein: MAGAMRKMAVYLGLVEDDGYDGRGFDPDDDFEPELDPEPERDHRRHEPAHQSHGAHQSQRDEEVRVVQPPAQREPMPRSASLAAESSRPARIAPVASITQERASLEKSAPVIMPKVVSEREPYRITTLHPRTYNEARTIGEHFREGTPVIMNLTEMDDTDAKRLVDFAAGLVFGLHGSIERVTQKVFLLSPANVDVTAEDKARIAEGGFFNQS
- the divIVA gene encoding apical growth/hyphal branching protein DivIVA — encoded protein: MPLTPEDVRNKQFTTVRLREGYDEDEVDAFLDEVEAELTRLLRENEDLRAKLAAATRAAAQNQQNMRKPPEPPQDQQHQQGPPQHQQGPPQQGGMPQQGMRGPGAPVPAGISGPPQQQMGGPMGGPPQLPSGAPQLPAGPGGQGGPQGPGPMGQGPGPMGQGPGPMQGQMGPGPMGGPMGGPQGPGGPGGPGMPGQGGPGGDSAARVLSLAQQTADQAIAEARSEANKIVGEARSRAEGLERDARAKADALERDAQEKHRVAMGSLESARATLERKVEDLRGFEREYRTRLKSYLESQLRQLETQADDSLAPPRTPATASLPPSPAPSMAPAGASAPSYGGNQSMGSGPGQSGPSYGGQQQMSPAMTQPMAPVRPQGPSPMGQAPSPMRGFLIDEDDN
- the murG gene encoding undecaprenyldiphospho-muramoylpentapeptide beta-N-acetylglucosaminyltransferase, producing the protein MHVVLAGGGTAGHIEPALALADALRRQDPTVGITALGTERGLETRLVPERGYELALIPAVPLPRKPTPELITVPGRLRGTIKATEQILERTKADAVAGFGGYVALPAYLAAKRLGVPIVVHEANARPGLANKIGSRYAAQVAVSTPDSKLRNSRYIGIPLRRSIATLDRAAARPEARAMFGLDPNLPTLLVTGGSQGARRLNEVIQQVAPWLQQAGIQILHAVGPKNELPQVHQMPGMPPYIPVSYLDRMDLAYAAADMMLCRAGAMTVAELSAVGLPAAYVPLPIGNGEQRLNAQPVVKAGGGLLVDDAELTPEWLQQNVLPVLANPHRLYEMSRAAAEFGRRDADDLLVGMVYEAIAARARR
- the ftsZ gene encoding cell division protein FtsZ is translated as MAAPQNYLAVIKVIGVGGGGVNAINRMIEVGLKGVEFIAINTDAQALLMSDADVKLDVGRELTRGLGAGANPAVGRKAAEDHREEIEEVLKGADMVFVTAGEGGGTGTGGAPVVANIARSLGALTIGVVTRPFTFEGRRRANQAEDGIAELREEVDTLIVIPNDRLLSISDRQVSVLDAFKSADQVLLSGVQGITDLITTPGLINLDFADVKSVMSEAGSALMGIGSARGDDRAVAAAEMAISSPLLEASIDGARGVLLSISGGSDLGLFEINEAAQLVSEAAHPEANIIFGAVIDDALGDEVRVTVIAAGFDGGQPPSKRDNVLGSSSAKREEPTPARPSESRPSFGSLGSVKPKEEPEQAPAPEPVADLPVSPPPVPPSRTYSDSAAEELDVPDFLK
- a CDS encoding YggS family pyridoxal phosphate-dependent enzyme, yielding MTDRKHELAANLAKVEQRITDACAAAGRPREDVTLIVVTKTYPADDVRILSELGVRHVAENRDQDAAPKAAACSDLPLSWHFVGQLQTNKVRSVVGYADVVQSVDRARLVTALSKEAVRAGREVGCLLQVALDAEEGGRGERGGVPPAGIEELADLVAGSEGLRLDGLMTVAPLTGEYAGRQQAAFEHLMDLSTRVRRTHPAANMVSAGMSADLEQAVAAGATHVRVGTAVLGVRPRLG